The Streptomyces sp. NBC_00691 genome has a segment encoding these proteins:
- a CDS encoding ABC transporter ATP-binding protein, with the protein MPDQAFDGTFDTAGAAPGDGAAPAVRIEGLWKRFGQQIAVNGIDLVLPAGKFIGLVGPNGAGKTTTLSMITGLLRPDQGRIQVAGHDVWADPDSVAQVKARIGILPEGLRLFERLSGRELLAYSGRLRGLPGAEVDKRAAQLLDVLDLTGSQNKLVVDYSTGMRKKIGLAAALLHNPEVLFLDEPFEGVDPVSAQTIRGVLERYTSSGATVVFSSHVMELVESLCDWVAVMAAGRIRAQGTLAEVRGDAPSLQAAFLELVGANGRAAAGDSLDWLGGGTGAAGVPGGAGAPDARGASDEAGASGGSQR; encoded by the coding sequence ATGCCTGACCAGGCATTTGACGGAACGTTCGACACGGCGGGCGCCGCACCGGGGGATGGTGCGGCGCCTGCCGTGCGCATCGAGGGCCTGTGGAAGCGGTTCGGCCAGCAGATCGCGGTGAACGGCATCGACCTGGTGCTGCCCGCGGGCAAGTTCATCGGGCTCGTGGGGCCCAACGGCGCCGGCAAGACCACCACCCTCTCGATGATCACCGGGCTGCTCCGTCCCGACCAGGGGCGCATCCAGGTCGCCGGGCACGACGTCTGGGCCGACCCCGATTCGGTCGCCCAGGTCAAGGCCCGGATCGGCATCCTGCCCGAGGGCCTGCGGCTCTTCGAGCGCCTCTCCGGCCGAGAACTCCTCGCGTACAGCGGCCGGCTGCGGGGGCTGCCCGGTGCCGAGGTCGACAAGCGGGCCGCGCAGCTCCTCGACGTCCTGGACCTCACCGGCTCGCAGAACAAGCTGGTCGTCGACTACTCGACGGGTATGCGGAAGAAGATCGGCCTCGCGGCGGCGCTCCTCCACAACCCCGAGGTGCTCTTCCTCGACGAGCCCTTCGAGGGCGTCGACCCGGTCTCCGCGCAGACCATCCGCGGCGTCCTGGAGCGCTACACCTCCTCCGGCGCCACCGTCGTCTTCTCCAGCCACGTGATGGAGCTCGTCGAGTCGCTCTGCGACTGGGTCGCCGTGATGGCGGCGGGCCGGATCCGCGCCCAGGGCACGCTCGCCGAGGTACGGGGCGACGCGCCCTCGCTGCAGGCGGCGTTCCTGGAGCTCGTCGGCGCGAACGGGCGCGCGGCGGCCGGTGACTCGCTGGACTGGCTGGGCGGCGGGACGGGCGCCGCCGGAGTCCCGGGCGGCGCCGGTGCTCCGGACGCGCGCGGTGCTTCGGACGAGGCCGGTGCTTCGGGCGGGTCGCAGCGATGA
- a CDS encoding bifunctional DNA primase/polymerase: protein MGVTEAAPIPKQRGEQLLDSAVRYAEERHWDVFPGTWLEAVEGRERCSCGAEACAVPGAHAVRPDWSTQATGSGVGARRMWSKQPKSSILLPTGRTFDAIEVPESAGFLALARMERMELTLGPVTCTPDRRMFFFVLPGAATKVPDLVRKLGWVPASIDLTTRGEGHYVAAPPTRIGGSGAVQWARRPTPANRWLPDAEELISALAYACGREAAEARSRTS from the coding sequence ATGGGAGTCACGGAAGCCGCACCGATCCCCAAGCAGCGCGGCGAGCAGCTGCTGGACAGTGCCGTGCGGTACGCGGAAGAGCGGCACTGGGACGTGTTTCCCGGGACCTGGCTGGAGGCCGTCGAAGGCCGGGAGCGCTGCTCCTGCGGGGCGGAGGCGTGCGCCGTGCCCGGCGCCCACGCGGTCAGGCCCGACTGGTCGACCCAGGCGACCGGCAGCGGGGTCGGAGCCCGGCGCATGTGGTCGAAGCAGCCCAAATCGTCGATCCTGCTGCCGACGGGCCGTACGTTCGACGCCATCGAGGTACCCGAGTCGGCGGGGTTCCTGGCGCTCGCCCGGATGGAGCGGATGGAGCTGACGCTCGGCCCCGTCACCTGCACCCCGGACCGCCGCATGTTCTTCTTCGTCCTCCCCGGCGCCGCGACCAAGGTGCCCGACCTCGTCCGCAAGCTCGGCTGGGTCCCGGCCTCCATCGACCTCACCACCCGCGGCGAGGGCCACTACGTGGCGGCCCCGCCCACCCGCATCGGCGGCAGCGGCGCGGTCCAGTGGGCCAGGCGCCCCACCCCGGCGAACCGCTGGCTCCCCGACGCCGAGGAGCTGATCAGCGCCCTCGCCTACGCCTGTGGCCGGGAAGCCGCGGAGGCGCGAAGCCGCACGTCATGA
- a CDS encoding transcriptional regulator: MAARPLVPRQLNERLQALIQEAGCSNAGLARRVNMVGAERGLDLRYDKTSVARWLRGQQPRGRAPGIIAEALGRKLGRTVTIDEVGMANGRNLAAGVGLQFAPTVPGAIEQVCELWRSDVGRRDFLAGSTVAASALVEPSRDWLITGPDSHVARMAGARVGVADVAAVREMTAALVDLDRRFGSGHVRPVVVHYLNSVVSGMLSGSYRESVGRQLFAAVARLTELAGYMAVDTGEPGLAQRYYIQALRLAQAAGDRGYGGYVLAASMSHLAAQLGNPREIAQLARAAQEGARGKVPPRAEAMFQAAEARGHALLGDLSAFETAAGRAVRALEQADPESGDDPAWIAHFDQAYLADELAHCYRDLGRADAAARAAEESIAGHPETRARRRAIGLALLASAQVQQREVEQACRTGTRALELLGTLRSSRGAEYLDDLRERLEPYAGEAVVREFGARMELHAA; this comes from the coding sequence ATGGCAGCCAGGCCACTCGTTCCGCGTCAGCTCAACGAACGGCTCCAGGCGCTCATCCAGGAGGCCGGCTGCTCCAACGCCGGCCTCGCCCGCAGGGTCAACATGGTCGGCGCGGAGCGCGGACTCGACCTGCGGTACGACAAGACGTCGGTGGCGCGCTGGCTGCGCGGGCAGCAGCCGCGGGGGCGCGCGCCGGGGATCATCGCCGAGGCCCTCGGCCGCAAGCTGGGCCGTACGGTCACGATCGACGAGGTCGGCATGGCCAACGGCCGCAACCTCGCGGCCGGGGTGGGGCTCCAGTTCGCGCCGACCGTGCCCGGCGCGATCGAGCAGGTCTGCGAGCTGTGGCGCAGCGACGTGGGCCGCCGCGACTTCCTCGCCGGCTCCACGGTCGCGGCCTCCGCGCTCGTCGAGCCCAGCCGGGACTGGTTGATCACGGGCCCGGACTCGCACGTGGCCCGGATGGCCGGGGCGCGCGTCGGGGTCGCGGACGTGGCGGCCGTGCGGGAGATGACGGCGGCGCTCGTCGACCTCGACCGGCGGTTCGGCAGCGGGCACGTGCGTCCGGTGGTCGTCCACTACCTCAACAGCGTGGTGTCGGGGATGCTGTCCGGCTCGTACCGGGAGTCGGTCGGGCGGCAGTTGTTCGCCGCGGTCGCCCGGCTCACCGAACTCGCCGGGTACATGGCGGTCGACACCGGCGAACCGGGCCTCGCCCAGCGGTACTACATCCAGGCGCTGCGGCTCGCGCAGGCCGCCGGTGACCGGGGCTACGGCGGCTATGTCCTCGCCGCCTCCATGAGCCACCTCGCCGCGCAGCTCGGAAACCCCCGGGAGATCGCCCAGTTGGCACGGGCCGCGCAGGAGGGGGCGCGGGGGAAGGTGCCGCCGCGCGCGGAGGCGATGTTCCAGGCGGCCGAGGCGCGCGGGCACGCTCTGCTGGGTGACCTCAGCGCCTTCGAGACGGCGGCGGGCCGGGCCGTGCGCGCCCTGGAGCAGGCCGATCCGGAGTCGGGTGACGACCCGGCGTGGATCGCCCACTTCGACCAGGCGTACCTGGCGGACGAACTGGCGCACTGCTACCGGGATCTGGGGCGGGCGGACGCGGCGGCGCGGGCGGCGGAGGAGTCGATCGCCGGACATCCCGAGACGCGCGCGCGACGCCGGGCGATCGGCCTCGCCCTGCTCGCCTCGGCACAGGTCCAGCAGCGTGAGGTCGAGCAGGCCTGCCGCACGGGCACGCGGGCGCTCGAACTGCTCGGCACGCTGCGGTCGTCGAGGGGCGCGGAGTACCTGGACGACCTGCGGGAGCGTCTGGAGCCGTACGCGGGGGAGGCGGTGGTACGGGAGTTCGGGGCGCGCATGGAGCTCCATGCCGCCTAG